A single window of Sphingobacterium sp. ML3W DNA harbors:
- a CDS encoding universal stress protein, translating into MGKILVPIDFSKNSTIAAQYATKIALENQDELVFLHVFTKHINKYANFVVHGEKIIDPTVQESQDKLNELVEEVKAKSPDLTISQLFDEGILSEVISKETAKNSYKVVVMGTKGASGLESVLIGSNTYDVIRECQTPILAIPSNATVYRKDTVALLTNFKPGEIEVLKQAIPVFGKNFHLLLIHINKLEVDMKVLDKNLSQWIDKIITETGIDDVSYTVKSRTYFANSAERIASGIQTMIRDENIDIILITKSRKAFFRNLFSENIIKEMAMGIVIPNFFGRTDANTQIPK; encoded by the coding sequence ATGGGTAAAATATTAGTGCCAATCGACTTTTCCAAAAACTCTACCATAGCTGCTCAATATGCAACCAAAATTGCACTTGAAAATCAAGATGAATTGGTCTTCCTGCATGTTTTCACAAAGCATATCAATAAATATGCAAATTTCGTGGTGCATGGCGAAAAAATCATTGATCCAACTGTGCAAGAGTCGCAAGATAAATTAAATGAACTTGTTGAAGAAGTAAAGGCGAAATCTCCAGATTTAACAATAAGCCAACTATTTGACGAAGGTATACTCTCGGAGGTGATTAGTAAAGAAACTGCAAAAAATAGCTACAAGGTTGTTGTGATGGGCACGAAGGGGGCTTCCGGACTTGAATCTGTATTGATTGGAAGCAATACTTATGATGTGATCCGGGAATGTCAAACACCAATATTAGCGATTCCTTCCAATGCTACTGTTTATAGAAAAGATACTGTCGCTTTATTGACAAACTTCAAGCCTGGTGAGATAGAAGTATTAAAACAAGCAATTCCTGTTTTCGGGAAAAACTTCCATTTGCTACTTATCCATATCAACAAACTGGAGGTTGACATGAAAGTCTTGGATAAGAATCTAAGCCAATGGATTGACAAAATCATTACCGAAACAGGAATCGATGATGTTTCATATACTGTAAAAAGTAGAACTTACTTTGCAAATTCTGCTGAGCGCATTGCGAGTGGTATTCAGACGATGATACGCGATGAAAATATCGACATTATTTTAATCACCAAAAGCCGTAAAGCATTTTTCAGAAACCTCTTTTCGGAAAACATCATTAAAGAGATGGCAATGGGCATCGTTATTCCCAATTTTTTTGGCAGAACTGATGCAAATACCCAAATTCCTAAATAA
- a CDS encoding DNA polymerase III subunit gamma/tau: protein MENFIVSARKYRPVTFDSVVGQQHITGTLKNAIHNNQLAQAFLFCGPRGVGKTTCARILAKTINCENISDKSEACGVCDSCKSFQNGNSFSIHELDAASNNSVDDIRSLIDQVRIPPQVGKFKIYIIDEVHMLSQQAFNAFLKTLEEPPAYAIFILATTEKHKILPTILSRCQIFDFNRILVEDMANHLARIAKNENIQYDQDGLHIIAQKADGGLRDALSMFDQIVSFSNKQVTYQAVIDNLNILDYDYFFKLTDAIITENPANALLVLNDILNNGFDGSHFIAGLASHFRNLLVAKEPATLKLLEVSESIRAKYLDQAQKSSTGLLLSALNISNQCEINYKTSKNQRLQVELALLKMCHLSSAIQLSKLGTIQLPNTSEELKKKLPNLVQIPDNPISEVKNAVPVPEKNSVENSNAGANTTPIVAEAKSPEATNLPPKLKKGAWGTTKSSMPSLPDLNAIFDSKSVEETDNEPSLVKGTEQEIVTFEQFSQVWNALAIQIKKENKINLYTLMTAVPPRLVGIQIEVDVENMVQMDVLSMAKIDLLNFLRPALRNFSLDLRGVVMNHDVVRKPYTSQEKYQAMVQKNPLLETLRIELNLGLS, encoded by the coding sequence ATGGAAAATTTTATTGTTTCTGCTCGTAAATATCGCCCAGTCACCTTCGATTCGGTTGTCGGTCAGCAACACATCACCGGTACCCTTAAGAATGCTATTCATAACAATCAGTTGGCACAGGCATTTTTATTCTGCGGACCTCGAGGTGTTGGTAAGACAACTTGCGCACGTATTTTGGCTAAAACAATAAATTGTGAAAATATTTCTGACAAGAGCGAGGCCTGTGGCGTATGCGATAGTTGTAAATCTTTTCAAAATGGAAACTCCTTTAGTATACATGAGTTAGATGCAGCGTCGAATAATTCTGTCGATGACATTCGGAGTCTAATTGATCAAGTACGTATACCACCTCAAGTAGGAAAGTTCAAGATCTATATCATAGATGAGGTTCACATGCTTTCACAACAAGCCTTCAATGCTTTTCTGAAAACATTGGAAGAACCACCGGCTTATGCAATCTTTATATTAGCAACAACAGAAAAACATAAAATCCTTCCGACTATCTTATCAAGATGTCAGATTTTTGATTTTAACCGTATTCTTGTGGAGGATATGGCCAATCATTTAGCACGAATTGCTAAGAATGAAAATATTCAATATGATCAAGATGGACTTCATATCATTGCTCAAAAAGCAGATGGAGGATTGCGTGATGCACTTTCTATGTTTGACCAGATTGTCAGCTTCTCAAATAAACAGGTAACTTATCAAGCTGTCATTGACAACTTGAATATTTTAGACTATGATTATTTTTTCAAGCTGACGGATGCTATTATTACTGAAAACCCAGCAAATGCATTATTGGTACTCAACGATATCTTGAACAATGGATTTGATGGCAGTCATTTTATAGCTGGTTTAGCATCACATTTCAGAAATTTATTAGTGGCAAAAGAACCTGCTACTTTAAAATTATTAGAAGTAAGCGAAAGTATTCGTGCGAAATATTTAGATCAAGCACAAAAATCGTCAACAGGACTTTTATTATCAGCATTGAATATTTCTAATCAATGTGAGATTAATTATAAAACAAGTAAAAATCAAAGGCTTCAAGTTGAGCTAGCACTCTTAAAAATGTGCCACTTATCCAGTGCCATCCAATTGAGCAAGTTAGGGACTATCCAGCTACCTAATACTAGTGAAGAATTAAAAAAAAAACTCCCTAATCTAGTACAAATCCCAGATAATCCTATTTCTGAGGTAAAAAACGCAGTACCAGTTCCGGAAAAAAATAGTGTCGAAAACTCAAATGCAGGAGCCAACACGACGCCAATAGTTGCGGAAGCAAAATCTCCAGAGGCCACAAACCTACCACCTAAACTAAAAAAGGGTGCTTGGGGAACAACTAAAAGCTCCATGCCGTCATTGCCTGATTTGAATGCTATTTTTGATTCAAAATCGGTAGAAGAAACAGATAATGAACCTAGTTTGGTTAAAGGTACAGAGCAAGAAATTGTGACCTTTGAGCAATTTTCCCAGGTTTGGAATGCATTAGCTATTCAAATCAAAAAAGAAAATAAGATCAACTTATATACTTTAATGACAGCAGTCCCTCCTAGGTTAGTTGGAATTCAAATTGAAGTAGATGTAGAGAATATGGTGCAAATGGATGTACTGAGTATGGCGAAAATTGATTTATTAAATTTTCTACGCCCAGCACTGCGTAATTTTTCTTTAGATTTAAGAGGAGTTGTCATGAACCATGATGTTGTGCGTAAACCCTATACTTCACAAGAAAAATATCAGGCCATGGTTCAAAAAAATCCACTACTCGAGACTTTAAGAATAGAGTTGAACTTAGGCTTGAGTTAA
- a CDS encoding DEAD/DEAH box helicase: MNPFLELGIREEIVNAISELGFEKPSEIQEKAIPVLLTGNDDFVGLAQTGTGKTAAFGLPLLEQLDFSQKHPQALVLCPTRELCLQISKDIERYAKNLDNVHVVAVYGGTNISDQLRQIRRGVQIVVATPGRMLDIIGRNAIDFSQVRYVVLDEADEMLNMGFKEDINNILSETPDTKKTWLFSATMPSEVRRIAKNYMTDPVEMTVGTKNTGNANIEHQYYLIRAKDKYAAFKRIVDSNPDIFGIVFCRTKIETQEIAESLIKDGYNADSLHGDLSQQQRDKVMKRYRDRSLQLLIATDVAARGIDVNDVTHVINFSLPDEIENYTHRSGRTARAGKTGISISLINIKEQSKIRQLEKVIGKQFERKQVPQGPEVVEKQLLTIINKVQSVEVNEEQISQFLPAIMEGFESLSKEDIVKRFASLEFNRFLDYYKGAHDLNIEARDISNGRERGERSERGERGERGERGDRGSSKGFTRLFMNLGSVDEFSRGDMLGFICNNAKISGKSIGKIDLKGVFTFFEVEDAEVTKVFEGFKEVDFNGRNVRIEVSGDGKSDNRSSGGGGSGSRSRGGERRSFGGGERREGGGGYRGGGERRSGGGERREGGYRGGDRKEGNGGGFRDFSGKRKESNSKY, from the coding sequence ATGAACCCATTTTTAGAACTGGGAATCCGTGAGGAAATTGTTAATGCCATCTCAGAATTAGGTTTTGAAAAACCTTCTGAAATTCAGGAAAAAGCCATTCCTGTTTTATTGACTGGTAACGACGATTTTGTCGGATTAGCCCAAACCGGCACAGGTAAGACAGCAGCATTTGGTCTTCCATTATTAGAGCAATTAGACTTTTCTCAGAAACACCCTCAAGCGTTGGTATTGTGTCCAACACGTGAGCTTTGTTTGCAAATCTCGAAAGATATAGAAAGATATGCTAAAAACCTTGACAACGTACATGTTGTTGCGGTTTATGGAGGTACAAATATTAGTGACCAGCTTCGTCAAATTAGACGTGGTGTGCAAATTGTAGTAGCGACCCCAGGTCGTATGTTAGATATTATTGGCCGTAATGCCATCGATTTCTCTCAAGTAAGATATGTTGTCCTAGATGAAGCAGATGAAATGCTTAACATGGGCTTCAAAGAAGACATCAACAATATTTTGTCAGAAACCCCTGACACTAAAAAAACATGGTTATTCTCTGCAACGATGCCTTCTGAGGTACGCCGTATAGCTAAAAACTATATGACAGATCCTGTAGAAATGACTGTAGGTACAAAAAACACTGGTAATGCCAATATCGAACATCAGTATTATTTGATTAGAGCAAAAGACAAGTATGCAGCTTTTAAACGCATCGTCGATTCTAATCCTGATATCTTTGGTATCGTGTTTTGTCGTACAAAAATTGAAACGCAAGAAATTGCTGAATCATTAATTAAAGATGGTTACAATGCAGATTCACTTCACGGAGATTTATCTCAACAACAACGTGACAAAGTGATGAAACGTTACCGTGACCGTAGTTTACAATTATTAATTGCTACTGACGTTGCGGCGCGTGGTATTGATGTAAACGACGTAACTCACGTTATTAACTTCTCTTTGCCTGATGAAATTGAAAACTATACTCACCGTTCGGGCCGTACAGCTCGTGCTGGTAAAACTGGTATTTCAATCTCTTTAATCAACATTAAAGAACAAAGTAAAATTCGTCAACTTGAAAAAGTTATCGGAAAACAATTCGAGCGTAAACAAGTTCCTCAAGGACCTGAAGTTGTTGAAAAACAATTGTTAACAATCATCAATAAAGTTCAGAGTGTTGAAGTAAACGAAGAACAAATCAGTCAATTCCTACCTGCTATTATGGAAGGTTTTGAATCGTTATCAAAAGAAGATATCGTGAAAAGATTTGCTTCATTAGAATTCAACAGATTCTTAGATTATTACAAAGGTGCACATGATTTAAATATCGAAGCTCGTGATATCAGTAATGGTCGTGAACGCGGTGAACGCAGCGAAAGAGGTGAACGCGGAGAGCGTGGTGAAAGAGGAGATCGTGGTAGCTCTAAAGGCTTCACTCGTCTATTCATGAACTTAGGCTCTGTGGATGAATTCAGTCGTGGAGACATGTTAGGATTTATCTGTAACAACGCTAAAATTTCTGGAAAATCAATTGGTAAAATTGATTTAAAAGGAGTGTTTACTTTCTTCGAAGTAGAAGATGCTGAGGTAACTAAAGTATTCGAAGGATTCAAAGAAGTAGATTTCAACGGTCGTAACGTACGTATCGAGGTTTCTGGAGACGGAAAAAGCGATAATCGTAGCAGTGGCGGCGGTGGAAGCGGAAGCAGAAGCCGTGGCGGAGAACGCAGAAGCTTCGGCGGTGGCGAAAGACGTGAAGGCGGAGGTGGTTACCGTGGTGGCGGAGAACGCAGAAGCGGTGGTGGTGAAAGACGTGAAGGTGGATACCGTGGTGGAGATCGTAAAGAAGGAAACGGTGGTGGCTTTAGAGACTTTTCTGGAAAAAGAAAAGAGTCTAATAGCAAATACTAA
- the rlmB gene encoding 23S rRNA (guanosine(2251)-2'-O)-methyltransferase RlmB: MQNFQRHDRSSDQRETNQMVFGIRAVIEAIDSGKEIESLFVQRGLAGSLLLELKALLKEHEIGFQQVPIEKLNRITRKNHQGVIAIISPIIYQKIEDIVPEIYEKGEVPLFLMLDGVTDVRNFGAIARTAECSGVHAIIVPKKGSAEVNPDAIKTSAGALYKIPVCRHEGLAKVGKFLIESGIQLVVSTEKTKDGIYDVDYTVPTCIIMGAEDVGVSDDLIRIADHLAKIPMFGEIGSLNVSVSAGVVLYEAIRQRLK; the protein is encoded by the coding sequence ATGCAAAATTTTCAAAGACACGATAGGTCATCAGATCAACGTGAAACCAATCAGATGGTTTTCGGTATTCGTGCCGTTATAGAAGCGATAGATAGTGGTAAAGAAATCGAATCATTATTTGTACAAAGGGGTTTAGCCGGAAGTTTGTTGTTAGAATTGAAAGCTCTTTTGAAAGAGCATGAAATTGGATTTCAACAAGTTCCTATCGAAAAATTAAACCGTATCACACGCAAAAATCATCAAGGCGTTATTGCTATTATTTCCCCTATTATATATCAAAAAATTGAAGACATCGTTCCCGAGATTTATGAGAAAGGGGAGGTGCCGTTATTTTTAATGTTAGATGGTGTTACAGATGTCCGCAATTTCGGAGCTATTGCCCGTACGGCAGAATGTTCAGGTGTACATGCTATTATTGTCCCGAAAAAAGGATCTGCAGAGGTAAATCCCGATGCAATCAAAACATCGGCAGGCGCTTTATATAAAATTCCAGTATGTCGTCATGAAGGTTTAGCTAAAGTTGGTAAATTTCTGATTGAGTCGGGTATACAGTTGGTAGTAAGTACGGAGAAAACAAAAGACGGCATCTACGATGTGGACTATACGGTACCCACTTGTATTATAATGGGAGCTGAAGATGTAGGTGTTTCCGATGATTTAATCCGCATTGCCGACCATTTGGCGAAAATTCCTATGTTCGGAGAAATAGGGTCATTAAATGTATCGGTTTCAGCAGGAGTTGTGTTGTACGAAGCTATTCGTCAACGTTTAAAATAG
- a CDS encoding TonB-dependent receptor, giving the protein MKPQLKLKKFVATLILLVIATAIFAQGSGKVVGKVSNSKTGETIAGVTVKILNSARAGSTDVTGNYSIPGLSVGKYTLEFSYIGYATKQITDVEIKDSEITSLDIILDNSAGNVLEQVVITGSYKKESIGALYAQQKNSISISDGISAEIIKRTPDKNTGEVLKRVSGASVQDNKFIVIRGLSDRYNAALLNNSPLPSTEPDRKAFSFDIIPSSLIDNIVISKSATADLPGDLTGGAVNVKTKDFPERKTVEISVGLGGNSQTTFKDFYGSKRTVGNYFGVKNPDNNLPSSFPVDRASYTNLTSEQKADHTKAFKNTFGYKKLGKSLPYQNMQFIYGNSYRLRNEGKLGFIGSFTYRNSESITNEIRNDFNGRDQGLNSYYSQYEDTYYRFNSSIGALANVSYIKDNFKISLKNIFNQGLEQNFINRFGVLDNESLRKSTLLEVHQKRMMNSVLDGEYLLNSDKQTKLSWNLSYSNINDDTPDLRQLSYAKNIAHKDDPSVPFEASIPNGSATSEQAGKFYSNLNENIYSAALNWSQKANLLGLEQTLKFGAFKQYKKREMNARVLGYVDKNEDYAEYKRLLQLPQDQLFAEENIAKNKFFLDDITNPTNSFEGIGDLSGGFGMISGNVSEKLKATVGLRVENYIEKLMTGSNSTDVDNNVNNTYTDFLPSLNLSYELNPKTNLRFSYSNTVARAQFRELAAFSFYDFVTGNVKIGNPDLKRTKISNFDLRYEFYPSLGKLFSVSAFYKNLTDPIESNIIAGSTSASKSMSFTNAPKAYIMGAEVEVRHDLGIFNEDSDFLKKLTFSANASLIKSEVNFEGTESLLENKRSLYGQSPYLLNTGLQYSSDGGWESSVFFNRIGRRIDIVGFGNYVNGQFEDEYSTIYEAPRSMLDFQLAKKIIANKAELKFNAGNILNSQVVFYQDIDKSGKYNSNSDQLINSVKYGRNFSLSFSYKF; this is encoded by the coding sequence TTGAAACCACAATTAAAACTAAAGAAATTTGTTGCTACCCTAATTCTATTGGTAATAGCAACAGCTATTTTTGCACAAGGTAGTGGAAAGGTCGTTGGAAAAGTAAGTAACAGCAAGACGGGCGAAACAATTGCAGGTGTTACTGTGAAAATTTTAAACTCGGCTCGTGCAGGCAGTACAGATGTAACGGGTAATTATAGCATTCCTGGACTTTCTGTTGGAAAGTATACCTTGGAATTTAGCTATATCGGATATGCAACAAAACAGATAACAGACGTTGAGATCAAGGACAGCGAAATCACAAGCCTTGATATTATCTTAGATAATTCGGCAGGTAATGTTTTAGAGCAGGTCGTAATAACAGGGAGTTATAAAAAAGAATCTATTGGTGCATTATATGCACAGCAAAAAAATAGCATCTCGATTTCAGACGGTATCTCTGCTGAAATCATCAAAAGAACGCCAGATAAAAATACAGGTGAAGTTTTAAAGCGCGTGAGTGGTGCAAGTGTTCAAGATAATAAATTTATTGTTATTAGGGGATTAAGTGATCGCTATAACGCTGCTTTATTAAATAACAGTCCTTTGCCAAGTACAGAGCCAGATCGAAAAGCATTTTCATTTGATATTATTCCTTCTTCTTTAATAGATAATATAGTCATTAGTAAATCGGCTACTGCAGATTTACCTGGCGATTTAACTGGAGGTGCTGTTAATGTTAAAACTAAAGATTTTCCAGAGCGAAAAACTGTTGAAATAAGTGTTGGTTTAGGTGGTAATTCACAGACCACGTTTAAAGATTTTTACGGAAGTAAAAGAACAGTGGGTAATTATTTTGGAGTCAAAAATCCAGATAATAACTTACCATCTTCTTTTCCAGTAGATAGAGCAAGCTATACAAACTTAACTTCCGAACAAAAGGCCGATCATACCAAAGCATTTAAAAACACTTTTGGTTATAAAAAACTAGGCAAATCACTTCCTTATCAAAATATGCAATTTATCTATGGTAATTCATATCGTTTGCGTAACGAGGGTAAGCTCGGATTCATTGGTTCCTTTACTTATCGCAATTCCGAAAGCATAACCAATGAAATTAGAAATGATTTTAATGGTCGTGATCAAGGATTAAACAGTTATTATTCTCAATATGAGGATACCTATTATCGTTTTAATTCTTCAATTGGAGCACTTGCTAATGTATCGTATATAAAAGATAATTTTAAAATCTCTTTGAAAAATATTTTCAATCAAGGACTTGAGCAAAATTTCATCAATAGATTTGGTGTTTTAGATAATGAGTCATTGCGTAAAAGTACATTGCTTGAAGTGCACCAAAAACGTATGATGAACTCAGTGCTTGATGGTGAATACCTGTTGAATTCGGATAAACAAACGAAACTATCGTGGAATTTATCGTACAGCAATATTAATGATGATACACCAGATTTAAGACAGTTGTCGTACGCAAAGAATATAGCACATAAAGATGACCCATCTGTCCCGTTTGAAGCATCTATTCCAAATGGATCGGCTACTTCCGAGCAAGCTGGAAAGTTTTACAGCAACTTAAATGAAAATATTTACAGTGCGGCGCTTAATTGGTCCCAAAAGGCTAATCTATTAGGATTGGAGCAAACATTAAAATTTGGTGCATTTAAACAATATAAAAAACGTGAAATGAATGCACGTGTTTTAGGCTATGTTGATAAGAATGAAGATTATGCAGAATATAAAAGGTTATTACAGTTGCCGCAAGATCAGTTGTTTGCAGAGGAAAATATAGCGAAGAATAAGTTTTTCTTAGATGATATTACCAATCCAACGAATAGTTTCGAAGGTATCGGAGATCTTAGCGGGGGATTCGGTATGATCTCAGGTAACGTTTCTGAAAAGTTGAAAGCAACGGTAGGGTTAAGAGTTGAAAACTATATTGAGAAATTGATGACAGGATCAAATTCAACAGATGTGGATAATAATGTCAACAATACTTATACCGATTTCTTACCATCATTGAACTTGTCTTATGAGTTGAATCCTAAAACAAACTTACGATTCAGTTATTCAAATACAGTGGCTAGAGCTCAATTTCGTGAACTCGCAGCATTTAGTTTTTATGATTTCGTAACTGGTAATGTGAAAATTGGTAATCCTGATTTGAAAAGAACAAAAATATCCAATTTCGACCTTCGTTATGAATTTTATCCAAGCTTAGGGAAATTATTTTCAGTGTCCGCATTTTACAAGAACTTAACAGACCCTATTGAATCTAATATTATTGCAGGTTCTACATCAGCGAGTAAGTCAATGTCTTTTACGAATGCGCCGAAAGCTTATATAATGGGAGCCGAAGTTGAAGTGAGACATGATTTAGGAATTTTTAATGAAGACTCTGATTTTTTAAAGAAGTTGACATTCAGTGCTAATGCTTCTTTGATTAAGTCTGAAGTTAATTTTGAAGGAACAGAATCATTGTTGGAAAATAAAAGATCCTTATATGGTCAATCACCTTACCTTTTAAATACAGGTCTTCAATACTCGAGTGATGGTGGCTGGGAGTCCAGTGTTTTTTTCAATAGAATCGGACGTAGGATTGATATTGTTGGATTTGGGAACTATGTGAATGGTCAGTTTGAAGATGAGTACTCAACCATCTATGAGGCACCGAGAAGCATGTTGGATTTTCAATTAGCAAAGAAAATCATTGCCAATAAAGCAGAATTGAAATTTAATGCTGGTAATATCTTAAATAGTCAAGTTGTTTTTTACCAAGACATTGATAAAAGTGGTAAGTATAACAGCAATAGTGATCAATTAATTAATTCAGTAAAATACGGTAGAAATTTCTCACTATCATTTAGTTATAAATTTTAA
- a CDS encoding OmpA family protein yields MKINLKKTGLLVAAGLLTSASFAQNAKIGSIEGTTPLGPSTEYRTWSIGIGAGVLNQTNIFGFNRKDYNDLDHNIGYSAYIKKQISPSFGFKASYLGGKVGGAYKDGSQSFETKTPWSVALSGEWTMANTNWRFFNSFIKPYVSLGLGVLNSEATVMTGSTSNTFDSQSKLYVPADFGLKFAIAKGINLDLGYQLNWANQRFDGSDPAVGPVPTYKNDLFSYAHAGLEIALGNSSLPTLNNSNPVATLVNDYNTKYDDLKAQRDALVAANQALESKVASLNTDLQDDDGDGVANKFDKCPGTPSGVQVDGAGCPILLKNETKVVEKVVITEADRKTVDEAIKNLEFETGKSVIRPTSYNSLNRVAALLVEKDFSLKLAGHTDNTGSLQLNLRLSKERAESVKAYLVSKGANPSRIEATGYGPNQPIASNKTAEGRQQNRRVEFTLY; encoded by the coding sequence ATGAAGATTAACCTTAAGAAAACTGGTTTATTAGTGGCGGCTGGATTATTGACATCTGCTTCATTTGCGCAAAATGCAAAAATTGGTTCAATTGAAGGAACTACTCCACTAGGACCATCTACCGAATACAGAACCTGGTCGATTGGTATCGGTGCTGGAGTTCTCAACCAAACAAATATATTTGGTTTCAACCGTAAAGATTATAACGATTTGGATCATAATATAGGATACTCCGCTTATATTAAGAAACAAATCTCTCCTTCTTTTGGATTTAAAGCATCGTATTTAGGTGGTAAAGTTGGTGGAGCCTATAAAGATGGCTCACAATCTTTTGAGACTAAGACACCATGGTCAGTAGCTTTATCTGGAGAATGGACAATGGCTAACACCAATTGGAGATTCTTCAACAGTTTCATTAAACCTTATGTTTCATTAGGTTTAGGAGTATTGAACTCTGAGGCAACAGTAATGACTGGTTCAACGAGCAATACATTTGATTCGCAATCAAAATTATATGTACCTGCTGACTTTGGTCTAAAATTCGCAATTGCGAAAGGTATTAATCTTGACCTGGGATATCAGTTAAACTGGGCTAATCAACGCTTTGATGGATCTGATCCAGCTGTAGGTCCTGTACCGACTTACAAAAACGACTTATTCTCGTATGCACACGCTGGTTTAGAGATTGCATTAGGAAACTCTTCACTACCTACTTTGAATAATTCGAATCCGGTTGCCACTTTAGTCAATGATTATAATACAAAATATGATGACTTGAAAGCACAACGTGATGCCTTAGTAGCTGCCAACCAAGCATTAGAGTCGAAAGTAGCGTCATTAAACACTGACCTACAAGATGATGATGGTGATGGTGTAGCTAACAAGTTTGACAAATGCCCAGGTACACCTTCAGGTGTTCAAGTAGATGGTGCTGGTTGTCCTATATTATTGAAAAACGAAACTAAGGTTGTAGAAAAAGTAGTCATCACCGAAGCAGATAGAAAAACTGTCGATGAAGCGATTAAAAATTTAGAGTTCGAAACTGGTAAATCAGTTATTCGCCCTACTTCTTACAATTCATTGAATAGAGTAGCTGCTTTATTAGTAGAGAAAGATTTCAGTTTAAAATTAGCTGGTCATACCGATAATACAGGTTCTTTACAATTGAACTTAAGATTATCTAAAGAGCGTGCTGAATCAGTAAAAGCTTACTTGGTATCTAAAGGTGCTAATCCTTCACGTATCGAAGCAACTGGCTACGGGCCAAACCAACCTATTGCATCCAATAAAACTGCAGAAGGTCGTCAACAAAACCGTCGTGTTGAATTTACATTATATTAG
- a CDS encoding MIP family channel protein, which yields MEIKITQKFVAELIGTFGLVLFGCGAAAVAGTTTLGGLSGLGLLGIALAFGLSVVVFAYAIGGLSGCHINPAVTIGVLVAGKITAKEAVIYMIAQFLGALLGAFVLQQILSGQIAGYNAVEWAYGANGWGKEYQNEYGVTAAFLTEAVLTFIFLFVILATTSKVGNPTMAGLAIGITLVLIHLVAIPITGTSVNPARSFGPAILAGGKALSQLWLFIIAPIVGAIIAAFVWRTLEPKGN from the coding sequence ATGGAAATAAAAATTACACAAAAATTTGTTGCTGAGCTAATTGGAACTTTTGGTTTAGTGCTATTTGGTTGTGGTGCTGCTGCTGTTGCAGGCACGACAACATTGGGCGGGTTGTCAGGATTAGGCTTGTTGGGCATCGCCCTAGCATTCGGTCTTTCCGTTGTTGTTTTTGCCTACGCTATTGGCGGATTAAGCGGTTGTCATATTAATCCTGCAGTAACCATTGGAGTTCTTGTCGCCGGAAAAATCACGGCGAAAGAAGCCGTAATTTATATGATTGCACAATTCTTAGGTGCATTACTGGGAGCTTTTGTTTTACAACAGATTCTGAGTGGGCAAATTGCGGGCTATAATGCTGTAGAGTGGGCATATGGAGCAAATGGATGGGGCAAGGAATATCAGAATGAATATGGTGTAACAGCTGCATTTTTAACAGAAGCTGTTTTAACCTTTATTTTTTTATTCGTCATCTTAGCCACTACATCCAAAGTGGGCAATCCGACTATGGCCGGATTAGCTATTGGGATTACCTTGGTATTGATCCATCTAGTAGCAATTCCGATCACAGGTACATCTGTAAATCCAGCTCGTAGTTTTGGTCCTGCTATTTTAGCTGGAGGAAAAGCCCTTTCGCAACTGTGGTTGTTCATTATCGCACCAATAGTAGGAGCAATAATTGCTGCTTTTGTTTGGCGAACCCTCGAACCAAAAGGAAATTAA